The Salmo salar chromosome ssa06, Ssal_v3.1, whole genome shotgun sequence genome window below encodes:
- the LOC106606326 gene encoding toll-like receptor 13: MSQGSEEDYSPRMFCSLTSLTWAKGYRQVEVLMLTLYSHPVMYALEDLICLSDNGLDTPNFFNYTEANCTKVELGFVLFAVTVLGVLFFMLVVLVHNITLGWLSEAMRSNTRGRYHYDAFVSYSGKDERWVVKELLPNLEQRGPPFLRLCLHSRDLQLGKDIVENITDSLYRSRHTLCLVSRHYLRSNWCSLEMKLATNRLQVEQRDILLLVFLEKIPPRRLSAHHRLARLVKTRTYLDWPQDPNQHQVFWDRLWAKLKPLSEA, translated from the exons ATGTCACAGGGCTCTGAAGAGGACTACAGCCCCAGA ATGTTTTGCAGTTTGACATCGCTTACATGGGCCAAAGGGTACAGGCAGGTTGAAGTGCTCATGCTTACTCTGTATTCACATCCCGTTATGTATGCTTTGGAGGACTTGATATGCTTGTCGGacaatggactagacacaccTAATTTTTTCAATTACACAGAAGCCAACTGCACAAAGGTGGAGTTGGGCTTTGTGCTCTTTGCTGTGACTGTCCTGGGAGTACTGTTCTTCATGCTGGTGGTGTTGGTCCATAACATCACACTTGGCTGGCTGTCGGAGGCCATGCGATCCAACACCAGGGGGCGCTACCACTATGATGCGTTTGTCTCCTATAGCGGGAAGGACGAGCGCTGGGTGGTGAAGGAGCTGCTACCTAACCTGGAGCAGAGGGGTCCTCCTTTCCTGCGCCTCTGTCTGCACAGCAGGGACTTACAGCTGGGGAAGGACATTGTGGAGAACATCACAGACAGCCTTTACCGGAGCCGCCACACCCTCTGCCTAGTCAGCCGCCACTACCTGCGCAGTAACTGGTGCTCCCTGGAGATGAAGCTGGCCACCAACAGGCTGCAGGTGGAGCAAAGGGACATCCTCCTCCTTGTCTTCCTGGAGAAGATCCCCCCTCGCCGGCTTTCTGCCCACCACAGGCTGGCTCGCCTGGTGAAGACCAGGACCTATCTGGACTGGCCCCAGGACCCCAATCAGCACCAGGTATTCTGGGACAGACTGTGGGCTAAACTGAAACCTCTGTCTGAAGCGTGA